In a genomic window of Quercus lobata isolate SW786 chromosome 4, ValleyOak3.0 Primary Assembly, whole genome shotgun sequence:
- the LOC115987009 gene encoding small subunit processome component 20 homolog — protein sequence MATPSQAQAVKSLNKSPGRRRFVFKNFSQRVEEIEIDVFRSLNKVKAEPSEGSSFFRDCLTEWRELNTAEDFISFYEEMLPLVQTLPLIILQKELIFSKLIPRLQMSARLSLEPILRLLAALSRDLLVDFIPFLPRIVDSLVSLLETGADREPEIIEQIFTSWSYIMMYLQKYLIRDLVYVLKVTLKLRYYPKEYVQEFMAEAISFLFRNAPAEQLQEGIKKIMTEVIKKPLPARKCGISALLFYVMRGSSSRFHSRAERVLRLLMDDSIFGSDAVVEVIITAFQRLCENIEPKELDLMWKCLYEKITECVTNGCILHLSHLLSLLISIVQIHNGQIVYDYQSLLEHVGLLVQRFVVPSDLVKAEDHQEEVVDKVLELIVCILNGLHSSNDMSTISSCSLQWAPVFKLRNSSLLTFIRELLQKDPCIVDIFRVNILSALNDMVETSEEVIYLLLSFCEIMEAKAQGSNFLVGTFGKGFPKIQSCLQEAVSDWIREIKEIVRIDPSSTHIHETKFALLWGIIRCYPQLIDIQKKSSCLMDLIDALNQLLMMEADCIAGVPKQTWQCLIGAALSSYNKSHLGKESDSEETSKFLHLVKRYRSSLPVLSAVADYLDFVYGPISEAVNSNRMYHQELAGEKVVDAVSIFSDNLRHSNKEIRLSTLRILCHYQPLGCVDSTNDQPAAKKMRTEVSQNSLVESQGINVIQLLLSIEETPLSISTSRKVILLISKIQMGLSAGRLPDAYAPLVLNGIIGILNNRFSYLWNPAIECLAVLMSQHFGLVGDRFVSYLEQYQSIFHTSNEVYEGNSKAYESSDLVKCFNSFVYPGSESTPCATILSLLLQSLQKIPIVIESRSREFVPLFLKFLGYDCNVLASVGIFNSHACKGKEWKGVLKEWLNLLKVMRNPRSFYQSQFLKEVLQNRLLDENDAEIQMKVLDCLLIWKDDFLLPYDQHLKKLISSKYLREELTTWSLSKESNLIEDQHRAYLVPIVIRLLMPKVRNLKTLASRKNASINHRKAVLGFIAQLDVEELPLFFALLIKPLQIISQEADSTACWLWTSPENFMDQFQAFNFLKYFTVDNIIALSWKKRYGFLHVIEDVLGVFDELHLRPFLDLLMGCIVRLLGSCASNIDVAKCNGFSSLEDHSSADLTLLEKDDAPTNHVLTSSAMKQFKDLRSLCLKVISFVLNKYEDHEFGCEFWDLFFASVKNLVDGFKQEGSSSEKPSSLFSCFVAMSRSHRLVSLLSRETKLVPDIFSILSVKSASEAIVSCVLKFVENLLNLDSELDDKDDAAKRVLLPNLEALICSLHCLFLSDSATKRKLVKCPGERDIRIFKLLSKYIKDPLLASKFVDILLPFLAKRAQNSDLCSEAVQVFRDIIPVLGSDSTKTILNAVSPLLTSVELDMRLSICDLLDSLAEVDPSILLVAKLVRDLNATSAAEIGGLDYDTIVNAYEKICVDFFYTIHEDHVLLILSHCVYDMSSEDLILRHSAFRSMCSFIEFSALVISQEGKSHQEVIAKMIASDDGCWTRASIQHIANKFLLKHVGNTLSRETNIKKEWIDLLREMVLKLPEVANLNSLGMLCSNDAEVDFFNNIIHLQRHRRARALLRFKNVISTSNMSEGIINRIFVPLFFNILFDVQDGKGEHVRGACIEALAAISGHAEWKSYYALLVRCLREITLKPDKQKLLLRLTCSILDQFHFLEISKSQEGNDSFVNDSDSVTIGSDSSAILHKCSTFNIATEIQTCLHKTVLPKIQKLLNFEPDKVSVNINLAALKLLKLLPGDVMDSLLSSIIHRIANFLKNRLESIRDEARSALAACLKELGLEYLQFVLRVLRATLKRGFEMHVLGYTLNFILSKSLLIPVIGKLDYCLGDLLSIVENDIMGDVAEEKEVGKIASKMKETKTRMSFKTLELIAQSITFKTHALKLLSPVTTHLQKQMTPKVKTELERMLNHIAVGIERNPSVDQTDLFIFVYGLIEDGIKDGNGQGEQSLGAEARKHPRKDMSGKRITSGRVVNVSSHLIIVFALRILHKRIRSLKRDKIDEHVLSMLDPFVTLLGNCLGSRYEDILSASLSCLTPLVRLPLQSLESQADKIKVAVLDIAQGLVSSSSPLMQSCLRLLAVLLRSSKITLSSAQLHLLIQFPLFVDLERNPSSLALSLLKAIVSRKLVVPEIYDLVTQVGELMVTSQVDSIRKKSSQILLQFLLGYQLSVKRLQQHLAFLLSNLRYEHSTGRESVLEMIHAIMVKFPKKNVDEQSLTLFTHLVICLSNDHDNKVRSMTGAAIKKLIGCVSPHSLHSILDYTLSWYSYSEETQKLRSAAAQVLGLSVEVMKKGFQRYVNKVLPVTRKILQSAINVVTNRQLDFPEETAVTSWRETYYSLIMLEKMLHQFHDLFFESDLEDIWEAICELLLHPHMWLRHISSRLISLYFANVIDASRENQEKSLGTYFLMKPSRLFIIAVSLCCQLKTPFNDDAASNLITQNFVFTICGVHSLMGQMEYIDSPNFWSSLEEHEQGRFLKAFQLLDSRKGRSVYFSLTSGDQKDHDHSKDIRYLIISYLLKRIGKIALQMDAIQMKIVFNSFEKISSQISPDDCLHYAYEILLPLYKVCEGFAGKVIPDDIKQLAQEVCETLRKVLGIQSFVQIYSEIRKNLKAKRDKRKQEEKIMAVVNPMRNAKRKLRIAAKHRANKKRKIMTMKMGRWMNNKKPRTM from the exons GTATTAAAAAGATCATGACTGAAGTCATAAAGAAACCATTGCCTGCCAGGAAATGTGGCATCAGTGCTTTACTTTTTTATGTTATGAGAGGGTCGTCATCAAGGTTCCACTCAAGAGCAGAGCGAGTATTGCGGTTATTGATGGACGATTCAATATTTG GTTCAGATGCGGTTGTTGAAGTTATAATTACTGCCTTTCAAAGACTATGTGAGAACATAGAGCCAAAGGAGTTGGATTTGATGTGGAAATGCTTATATGAGAAAATTACTGAGTGTGTGACTAATGGATGCATTTTGCATTTAAGTCATCTATTGTCACTGCTTATTTCCATTGTTCAGATCCACAATGGACAAATAGTTTATG ATTACCAATCATTACTTGAACATGTGGGATTGCTTGTGCAAAGGTTTGTTGTGCCTTCTGACTTGGTGAAGGCAGAGGATCATCAAGAAGAAGTTGTTGATAAGGTTCTAGAATTGATTGTATGCATTCTCAATGGGCTCCATAGTTCTAATGATATGTCAACTATCTCAAGTTGTTCATTGCAATGGGCTCCTGTATTTAAGTTAAGGAACTCAAG TTTGTTGACTTTTATTAGAGAACTACTACAGAAGGACCCTTGCATAGTAGATATCTTCAGAGTTAACATCTTAAG TGCTTTGAATGATATGGTAGAGACTTCGGAAGAAGTTATTTATCTATTACTGTCCTTCTGTGAAATAATGGAAGCGAAGGCACAAGGGTCCAACTTTTTAGTCGGCACATTTGGAAAAGGATTTCCAAAGATTCAGAGTTGTTTGCAGGAGGCTGTCTCTGATTGGATAAgggaaataaaagaaattgtgCGCATAGATCCATCATCAACTCATATTCATGAGACTAAGTTCGCTCTGCTGTGGGGAATCATTAGATGCTATCCTCAATTGATTGATATCCAAAAGAAATCATCCTGTTTAATGGATTTGATAGATGCACTCAATCAGCTACTGATGATGGAAGCTG ACTGCATAGCTGGTGTTCCTAAACAAACTTGGCAATGCCTAATTGGGGCTGCTTTGAGTTCTTACAACAAGTCACATCTTGGTAAAGAATCTGACTCTGAAGAAACGAGCAAATTTTTGCATCTTGTGAAAAGATACAGATCTTCTTTGCCAGTATTGTCTGCTGTTGCTGATTATTTGGATTTTGTGTATGG GCCTATATCGGAAGCTGTCAACAGCAATAGAATGTATCATCAAGAACTTGCTGGCGAGAAGGTTGTGGATGCAGTAAGCATATTTTCTGATAATTTGCGCCACTCAAACAAGGAGATTCGCCTCTCAACTCTTAGAATATTGTGTCACTATCAACCTCTGGGCTGTGTGGATTCTACAAATGATCAACCGGCTGCAAAGAAAATGAGAACTGAAGTCTCTCAAAATTCCCTTGTGGAAAGTCAGGGTATTAAT GTTATTCAGTTGCTTTTGTCTATTGAGGAAACTCCTCTTTCAATTTCTACCAGCAGGAAAGTTATCCTATTGATTTCTAAAATACAAATGGGCCTCTCAGCCGGCAGATTACCTGATGCCTATGCGCCCCTTGTTTTGAATGGGATAATTGGCATATTGAATAACCGATTTAGCTATCTTTGGAATCCAGCAATAGAGTGCCTTGCAGTCTTGATGAGCCAACATTTTGGACTTGTAGGAGATAGATTTGTTTCTTATCTTGAGCAATACCAATCCATATTTCATACATCTAATGAAGTATATGAAGGGAATTCTAAAGCTTACGAGTCAAGTG atctTGTCAAGTGTTTTAATTCGTTTGTATATCCGGGCTCTGAGAGCACTCCTTGTGCAACAATATTATCCTTGTTGCTCCAATCGTTACAAAAGATTCCAATTGTTATTGAATCTCGGTCACGAGAATTTGTACCTTTGTTCTTAAAGTTTCTTGGCTATGATTGCAATGTTCTTGCAAG CGTGGGAATCTTCAATTCACATGCTTGTAAAGGCAAAGAGTGGAAAGGTGTCCTTAAAGAATGGTTGAACTTGCTGAAAGTAATGCGGAACCCTAGGTCCTTTTATCAGAGTCAATTTCTTAAAGAGGTTCTGCAAAATAG GCTTTTGGATGAAAATGATGCTGAAATACAGATGAAGGTTCTTGATTGCCTCTTGATTTGGAAGGATGATTTTTTGCTCCCATATGATCAGCATCTGAAAAAGTTGATAAGCTCCAAATATTTGCGAGAAGAACTAACAACATGGAGTTTATCCAAAGAATCTAATCTAATTGAAGACCAACACAGAGCTTATCTGGTTCCTATAGTTATTCGTCTTCTAATGCCGAAAGTCAGAAATTTGAAGACACTTGCCTCTAGAAAG AATGCAAGCATTAATCACCGAAAGGCAGTCTTGGGTTTCATTGCTCAACTTGATGTTGAGGAGCTTCCTCTTTTCTTTGCATTGTTAATAAAGCCACTGCAAATTATTTCACAAGAAGCTGATAGTACTGCTTGTTGGCTTTGGACTTCACCTGAAAATTTTATGGATCAATTTCAGGCTTTTAATTTCTTAAAGTATTTCACCGTGGATAATATAATAGCTCTGTCTTGGAAGAAAAGATATGGTTTTCTGCATGTGATTGAAGATGTTCTAGGAGTTTTTGATGAATTGCATCTTAGACCTTTTCTTGATCTATTAATGGGGTGTATTGTTCGGCTATTGGGAAGCTGTGCATCAAATATTGACGTTGCAAAGTGCAATGGATTTTCCTCACTTGAAGATCATTCTAGTGCTGACCTAACTTTACTTGAGAAAGACGATGCTCCAACAAATCATGTCCTG ACTAGCAGTGCTATGAAGCAGTTCAAAGATTTAAGGTCTCTATGCCTGAAAGTAATTTCTTTTGTCCTCAATAAGTATGAAGATCATGAATTCGGTTGTGAGTTCTGGGACCTGTTCTTTGCATCTGTGAAAAATTTAGTTGACGGTTTTAAACAGGAGGGTTCCAGTAGTGAGAAGCCAAGTTCATTATTCTCTTGCTTTGTTGCTATGAGTAGAAGCCACAGGCTTGTATCACTGCTAAGTAGAGAAACAAAACTTGTTCCAGATATATTTTCAATACTTAGTGTCAAGTCAGCTTCTGAAGCTATTGTATCATGTGTTCTTAAGTTTGTTGAGAACTTGTTGAATCTTGATAGTGAGTTGGATGATAAAGATGATGCTGCAAAAAGAGTTCTACTTCCAAACCTTGAGGCACTTATCTGCAGCTTGCATTGCCTTTTCCTAAGTGATAGTGCCACCAAGAG GAAATTGGTCAAATGTCCTGGGGAGAGAGACAtaagaattttcaaattattatcAAAGTATATAAAGGATCCATTGCTAGCAAGCAAATTTGTAGATATCTTGCTCCCATTTTTAGCAAAAAGAGCTCAAAATTCTG ATCTTTGTTCTGAAGCTGTGCAAGTCTTTCGAGATATTATACCAGTGTTAGGGAGCGACAGtactaaaacaattttgaatGCAGTTTCTCCACTACTTACTTCTGTTGAACTGGATATGCGTTTGTCTATTTGTGATCTTCTTGATTCTCTTGCTGAAGTAGATCCTTCTATCCTGTTAGTG GCAAAACTTGTTCGTGACTTGAATGCAACCTCTGCTGCAGAAATAGGTGGACTTGATTATGACACTATAGTCAATGCTTATGAAAAGATTTGTGTCGATTTCTTCTATACTATTCACGAGGATCATGTGTTGCTCATTTTATCACATTGTGTGTATGATATGTCATCTGAAGACTTGATCTTAAGGCATAGTGCTTTTAGATCAATGTGTTCgtttattgaattttctgcACTAGTTATCAGCCAAGAAGGAAAAAGTCACCAAGAAGTAATTGCTAAGATGATTGCTTCTGATGATGGTTGTTGGACGAGAGCATCTATTCAGCATATAGcaaacaaatttcttttgaAGCATGTGGGGAATACATTGAGTAGAGAAACTAATATAAAAAAG GAATGGATAGATTTACTACGAGAAATGGTGTTGAAACTTCCAGAAGTAGCAAATCTTAATTCATTGGGGATGCTGTGCAGTAATGATGCTGAAGTagattttttcaataatattattcaTTTGCAG AGGCATAGGAGAGCAAGGGCATTATTACGTTTTAAGAATGTTATCAGTACTAGCAATATGTCGGAG GGAATCATAAATAGGATTTTTGTGCCactcttttttaatattttgtttgatGTACAAGACGGAAAAGGAGAACATGTTAGAGGTGCATGCATAGAGGCCCTTGCAGCTATTTCTGGTCATGCGGAATGGAAGTCATACTATGCATTATTAGTTAGATGCCTTCGAGAGATTACTCTGAAACCAGACAAGCAAAAGCTCTTATTGAGACTAACTTGCTCTATTCTGGACCAAtttcattttctagaaatttctaAGAGCCAAGAAGGCAACGACTCTTTCGTGAATGATTCTGATTCCGTGACCATTGGTAGTGATTCTTCAGCCATTTTGCACAAGTGTAGTACTTTTAATATTGCAACTGAGATACAGACGTGCCTGCATAAAACTGTTCTCCCGAAGATACAGAAGCTACTGAATTTTGAGCCTGATAAGGTCAGCGTTAACATCAATCTTGCTGCACTGAAGCTACTAAAGTTGCTTCCTGGGGATGTGATGGACTCACTCCTTTCAAGTATCATTCATCGCATTGCAAACTTCTTAAAGAATCGTTTGGAAAGTATACGTGATGAAGCTAGATCAGCTTTGGCTGCTTGTTTGAAGGAGCTGGGGCTGGAATACCTGCAGTTTGTGCTCAGGGTTTTGCGAGCGACCTTGAAACGAGGATTTGAAATGCATGTATTGGGATACACTCTCAATTTCATCTTGTCCAAGTCTCTTTTAATACCTGTCATTGGGAAGTTGGATTACTGTTTGGGAGATCTCCTTTCCATAGTAGAAAATGACATAATGGGAGATGTTGCCGAAGAAAAAGAAGTGGGAAAGATTGcttcaaaaatgaaagaaacaaagacaCGAATGTCTTTTAAAACACTGGAATTGATAGCCCAGAGCATAACATTCAAAACCCATGCCTTGAAGCTTCTTTCACCTGTTACAACTCATTTGCAGAAGCAGATGACACCAAAAgtcaaaacagaattggaaaggATGTTGAATCACATAGCTGTTGGCATTGAACGTAATCCATCTGTAGATCAGACTGACCTATTCATCTTTGTGTATGGCCTCATTGAAGATGGGATTAAAGATGGAAATGGTCAAGGTGAACAATCATTGGGTGCAGAGGCAAGAAAACATCCTAGAAAAGACATGAGTGGAAAAAGAATAACTTCTGGCCGAGTTGTGAATGTATCTTCACAtcttattattgtgtttgctcTCAGGATATTGCATAAACGAATAAGAAGTTTGAAACGGGACAAAATTGATGAACATGTGTTATCAATGTTGGATCCTTTTGTCACACTTCTAGGCAACTGCTTAGGTTCCAGGTATGAAGATATTTTATCTGCATCCCTTAGTTGCCTTACTCCATTGGTAAGACTGCCTTTACAATCCCTTGAGTCTCAAGCTGATAAAATAAAGGTGGCAGTCTTGGATATTGCACAAGGTTTGGTATCTTCTAGCAGTCCTCTAATGCAGTCATGTCTAAGATTGCTAGCTGTGCTTCTGCGGAGTAGCAAAATTACCCTTTCATCAGCTCAGTTACATCTGTTAATTCAGTTTCCCCTGTTTGTTGATCTCGAAAGAAATCCTTCTAGCCTTGCCCTTTCTTTGCTCAAGGCAATTGTTAGTCGCAAGCTAGTTGTTCCCGAGATATATGATCTTGTAACTCAAGTTGGGGAATTGATGGTGACAAGTCAAGTGGATTCAATTCGAAAGAAATCTAGtcaaattttgttgcaatttttaCTTGGTTATCAGCTTTCTGTAAAACGTTTGCAACAACATCTAGCTTTTCTGCTTTCAAATCTAAG ATATGAGCATTCAACTGGGAGAGAATCTGTGCTTGAAATGATTCATGCAATCATggtcaaatttccaaaaaaaaatgttgatgagCAATCACTGacattatttacacatttgGTGATTTGCTTATCCAATGATCATGATAATAAAGTTCGGTCCATGACTGGTGCTGCTATAAAGAAACTCATTGGGTGTGTAAGCCCACATTCACTTCATTCCATTCTAGACTACACATTATCTTGGTATTCATATTCAGAAGAGACACAGAAACTGCGTAGTGCCGCTGCCCAG GTCTTGGGATTATCAGTTGAGGTTATGAAGAAAGGATTTCAAAGATATGTCAATAAAGTATTGCCTGTGACTAGAAAAATTTTGCAATCTGCCATCAATGTTGTCACTAATAGGCAACTAGATTTTCCTGAGGAAACTGCTGTTACTTCCTGGAGAGAGACATATTACTCACTCATCATGTTGGAAAAGATGCTGCATCAGTTCcatgatttgttctttgaaAGTGATCTTGAG GATATCTGGGAAGCAATCTGTGAGCTGCTTTTGCACCCACACATGTGGTTACGCCACATATCAAGTCGCCTTATATCCTTGTACTTCGCCAATGTAATAGATGCTAGCAGAGAAAACCAAGAGAAATCACTAGGGACTTATTTTCTTATGAAACCAAGTAGACTTTTTATTATAGCTGTTTCCCTCTGCTGCCAATTGAAGACACCATTCAATGATGATGCTGCCAGCAACCTCATAACACAAAACTTTGTGTTCACAATATGTGGTGTGCATTCTTTAATGGGACAAATGGAGTACATAGATTCTCCAAATTTCTGGTCTAGCCTTGAAGAGCATGAGCAAGGCCGATTTCTTAAAGCTTTCCAATTGCTTGATTCAAGAAAAGGGAGAAGCGTATATTTCTCTCTTACATCTGGTGATCAAAAGGATCATGACCACTCCAAAGATATTCGATATTTGATCATTTCTTATCTGCTTAAAAGAATTGGAAAGATTGCCCTTCAGATGGATGCTATTCAG atgaaaattgtatttaatagttttgaaaaaatttcatcaCAAATCAGTCCAGACGATTGCCTGCATTATGCATATGAAATCCTTCTACCCCTATATAAAGTTTGTGAAGGGTTTGCTGGGAAAGTGATCCCTG ATGATATTAAGCAATTGGCGCAGGAAGTTTGTGAAACTCTAAGGAAAGTTCTAGGCATCCAGAGCTTTGTACAAATTTACAGTGAGATCAGGAAGAATCTCAAGGCGAAAAGGGATAAGAggaaacaagaagaaaagatCATGGCTGTTGTCAATCCAATGCGCAATGCCAAGAGGAAGTTGAGAATTGCTGCTAAGCATCGTGCTAACAAGAAAAGGAAGATAATGACAATGAAAATGGGGAGATGGATGAACAACAAGAAACCAAGGACGAtgtaa
- the LOC115985923 gene encoding uncharacterized protein LOC115985923 encodes MAPPRRNTRNGQSNAGGTTDLQAIIRHGKTVQHQVGATNPTSALEKFRKLDLPPFKGTKDPIEANNWLKELERLFRAMEVRDKQRVIFAVFVFKGDALEWWESTVRTHGREVITWQHFVGLFRKRYFPDSLMVQKEVEFIHIAQGT; translated from the exons ATGGCTCCACCAAGGAGGAACACAAGGAACGGTCAATCGAATGCTGGGGGAACCACTGATCTTCAGGCTATtattagacatggcaaaacgg TGCAACATCAAGTAGGAGCCACCAATCCAACTAGTGCTCTGGAGAAGTTTAGAAAGCTTGACCTTCCTCCTTTCAAGGGTACAAAGGATCCAATAGAGGCTAACAACTGGCTTAAGGAGCTGgaaaggctctttagggcaatGGAGGTTAGAGATAAGCAACGAGTTATCTTTGCTGTTTTCGTATTCAAAGGTGATGCATTGGAATGGTGGGAGTCCACGGTGAGGACACATGGGAGAGAAGTTATAACTTGGCAGCATTTTGTTGGGCTCTTTCGTAAGAGGTATTTTCCCGATAGTCTGATGGTCCAAAAGGAAGTTGAGTTCATTCACATAGCACAAGGTACTTAA